The following are from one region of the Methanospirillum hungatei genome:
- a CDS encoding EhaG family protein, with the protein MDFYQIGLLGTLSCVAISFIALFFERDDIHKILVVDLIETTGLVLICLVATDLAEALILPGLVVGISELLMLTELYIRKEKLPLPTFQPIRIEVMRTAPPIITFALVVYGIILSGFSGGAVAGIGLVFYFLCKGYEERFVLLETISGYAWALWIVAFFIFMILPQAWMIAVMLSGGAILVKVTTKMALIGTMREGRNV; encoded by the coding sequence ATGGATTTTTATCAGATCGGTTTATTAGGCACCCTGAGTTGTGTTGCCATATCATTCATTGCTCTTTTCTTCGAACGGGATGATATCCATAAAATTCTGGTTGTGGACCTGATAGAAACCACAGGTCTTGTTCTCATCTGCCTTGTTGCAACTGATCTTGCAGAAGCCCTGATCCTCCCGGGGCTTGTAGTCGGTATATCTGAACTGTTGATGCTCACTGAGTTGTATATCCGGAAAGAGAAACTCCCTCTTCCGACATTTCAACCAATCCGGATTGAGGTCATGCGGACAGCACCACCCATTATTACCTTTGCCCTGGTAGTGTATGGAATAATCCTTTCAGGTTTTTCAGGTGGTGCAGTTGCAGGAATAGGGCTTGTATTCTACTTCCTCTGCAAGGGATATGAAGAACGGTTTGTGCTGCTTGAGACGATATCCGGGTACGCATGGGCACTCTGGATTGTGGCATTCTTTATTTTCATGATACTGCCACAGGCATGGATGATTGCCGTGATGCTCTCCGGAGGAGCGATCCTCGTAAAAGTAACCACCAAAATGGCACTTATCGGCACCATGCGGGAGGGACGAAATGTTTGA